Proteins co-encoded in one Vicinamibacterales bacterium genomic window:
- a CDS encoding putative glycoside hydrolase, protein PTGERWNEFLPRFIRDEIMSSGLWDGVFLDNVFDGVSYFAKSPIDFDRDGKADQPDAAWRAGMRKLLKNVRALNPNALIIGNGNGYYADQLNGAFFEHFPSYSWGPNWQEFRDAVTKNLKPSYTALNVNTDNEHRPADYRLMRFGLASALVGGGAYSFDKGDWNHNVTWWYDEYELPLGSPLPEVRKLTASQGSASAVWSRSFEWGLVLVNGTDKAQRVALPGVYEKIRGTQDSRTNDGSIVSYVDLPPRDGLLLLRRASANEIRGATFTNGSFMRIYAADGTQRANGFFARHAAAPDGAEILVQDLDGDSADDLAYAEKGKVTIKYASGKNRTFQPWKKYTGRIYFAAGQANRDSLPELVLGRENDSEVLLTDQAGKILARWQAYLNRIPGGVKPAIGDLDRDDRREVVTVAGPGGGPHIRIWKTDGAIWGGGFFAFDATQVGGAAIAVGDVDGDGRDEIVAASGRGASPRVRIFSGAGILKKDFAVSGTAPQGLRVSLSDVDTDGRPEIIIGGVNPF, encoded by the coding sequence GCCGACGGGCGAGCGGTGGAACGAATTTTTGCCGCGTTTCATCCGCGACGAAATCATGTCGAGCGGATTGTGGGACGGAGTTTTTCTGGACAACGTCTTCGACGGCGTTTCGTATTTCGCCAAATCACCGATTGATTTCGATCGCGACGGCAAAGCCGATCAACCGGACGCGGCCTGGCGCGCCGGCATGCGCAAGCTGCTGAAGAATGTCCGCGCCTTGAATCCTAACGCGCTCATCATCGGCAACGGCAACGGTTATTACGCCGACCAGTTGAACGGCGCATTCTTCGAGCATTTTCCGAGTTATAGTTGGGGACCGAATTGGCAGGAGTTCCGTGACGCGGTGACGAAAAACTTGAAACCCTCCTACACCGCGCTCAACGTCAACACGGATAACGAACATCGTCCGGCCGATTATCGCTTGATGCGTTTCGGTTTGGCTAGCGCGTTGGTGGGTGGCGGGGCGTACTCCTTCGATAAAGGCGACTGGAATCATAACGTGACTTGGTGGTATGACGAATATGAATTGCCGTTGGGTTCGCCGTTGCCCGAAGTGCGCAAGCTGACGGCCAGCCAGGGCAGCGCGTCGGCGGTCTGGTCGCGTTCGTTCGAATGGGGACTGGTGCTGGTGAACGGCACGGATAAAGCCCAGCGCGTCGCTTTGCCCGGCGTGTACGAAAAAATCCGCGGCACGCAGGATTCGCGGACCAACGACGGTTCGATCGTGAGCTACGTGGATTTGCCGCCGCGCGACGGCCTGTTGCTGCTGCGCCGCGCCAGCGCCAATGAGATCCGCGGCGCAACTTTCACCAATGGATCCTTTATGCGCATCTACGCGGCTGACGGCACGCAGCGGGCTAACGGATTTTTTGCGCGCCATGCCGCCGCGCCGGATGGCGCCGAAATTTTAGTCCAAGATCTTGATGGCGACAGCGCGGACGATCTGGCGTACGCAGAAAAAGGCAAAGTGACGATCAAGTACGCGTCCGGCAAGAACCGGACATTCCAACCCTGGAAGAAATATACGGGTCGTATCTACTTTGCCGCGGGGCAGGCTAATCGCGACAGCCTGCCCGAACTCGTGTTGGGGCGTGAGAATGATTCGGAAGTCTTGCTCACCGATCAAGCGGGAAAAATCTTGGCGCGCTGGCAAGCTTATCTGAACCGGATCCCGGGCGGGGTAAAACCCGCGATCGGTGATTTGGATCGCGATGACCGGCGCGAAGTCGTGACCGTAGCCGGTCCCGGCGGCGGACCGCATATCAGGATCTGGAAAACCGATGGCGCGATTTGGGGCGGCGGCTTTTTTGCCTTCGACGCCACGCAGGTGGGCGGCGCCGCGATCGCGGTCGGTGACGTGGACGGCGACGGGCGTGACGAGATCGTCGCGGCCTCGGGCCGCGGAGCCAGCCCGCGCGTGCGGATTTTCAGCGGAGCCGGTATCCTGAAAAAAGATTTCGCGGTGAGCGGCACGGCACCCCAGGGCCTGCGCGTCAGCTTATCCGACGTGGATACGGACGGCCGTCCGGAGATCATCATCGGTGGTGTGAATCCGTTTTGA